The Nitrospira sp. genome contains a region encoding:
- a CDS encoding RNA-binding protein — MGSKIYVGGLPYSATEQQLSDLFAVHGAVASARIITDKFTGQSRGFGFVEMSSDAEAQAAITALNGSEMGGRTLTVNEARPQEPRTGGGGGRGGFGGGGGRSGGGGKRDRW, encoded by the coding sequence ATGGGTTCGAAGATTTATGTCGGTGGGTTGCCCTATTCGGCGACCGAGCAGCAATTGAGTGATTTATTCGCGGTCCATGGCGCAGTGGCCTCGGCGCGGATCATTACGGACAAGTTCACCGGCCAATCCCGTGGATTCGGCTTTGTGGAGATGTCTTCGGATGCTGAAGCTCAAGCTGCAATCACGGCCCTCAATGGATCGGAGATGGGTGGCCGGACTCTAACTGTCAATGAAGCGCGCCCCCAGGAACCGCGCACCGGTGGCGGTGGTGGTCGTGGTGGATTCGGCGGAGGCGGTGGCCGCAGCGGAGGCGGAGGAAAGCGCGATCGCTGGTAA
- a CDS encoding molybdopterin molybdotransferase MoeA — translation MTGLTQLHDAQQVVLEAAPVLGLEKISILDALGRVLGEDIVAERDNPPWDNSAMDGFAVRWEDIKQEHSIQKPVTLSVIEDVSAGMMPSKTVGSGQAIRIMTGAPLPRGADTVLKVEDTEHTPDSVRVFKAEPQGANIRPQGEDVKKGDCIIARGTKIRPGEAGMLAILAKPFVFVHQRPRVAILSTGDELADLDERFSEEKIINSNSYGIAAAVQEAGGVPLLLGIARDTPAALKEKISQGLNADILVLSGGVSMGDYDFTKTVFSELGAEMNFWKLAIKPGQPLAFGKIQGKLAFGLPGNPVSSMVTFEQLVRPALLKMSGCRGYGRPVVQAVFQETFSKRGDRRHFLRGILTREEGLFKVRTTGDQGSGILTSMVKANCLIDVPVDVERLNPGDEVTVQLLSGDAWPSTTSHVHVGAHRVSCC, via the coding sequence ATGACCGGACTGACTCAATTGCACGACGCACAACAGGTCGTGCTTGAAGCGGCGCCGGTATTGGGGCTTGAAAAAATCTCGATTCTTGATGCGTTGGGCCGTGTGCTCGGTGAGGACATCGTTGCTGAGCGAGACAATCCTCCATGGGACAATTCAGCCATGGACGGGTTCGCCGTCAGATGGGAGGATATCAAGCAGGAGCACTCGATACAGAAACCGGTGACTCTCTCGGTCATTGAGGATGTGTCGGCCGGTATGATGCCGTCGAAAACGGTCGGTTCGGGTCAGGCAATCCGGATCATGACCGGGGCGCCGCTTCCCCGAGGGGCTGACACGGTCCTGAAGGTCGAAGACACCGAACACACACCTGATTCGGTTCGTGTATTTAAGGCAGAACCACAAGGAGCCAACATCAGGCCTCAGGGTGAGGATGTCAAGAAAGGGGATTGCATCATTGCAAGAGGGACCAAAATTCGTCCCGGTGAAGCCGGGATGTTGGCGATCCTCGCGAAGCCATTCGTATTTGTCCATCAGCGGCCTCGGGTTGCGATCCTTTCAACCGGTGATGAGTTAGCCGACTTGGACGAACGGTTCAGTGAAGAGAAAATCATCAATTCAAACAGTTACGGCATTGCTGCGGCAGTGCAAGAAGCCGGTGGGGTTCCCTTGTTGCTGGGCATTGCCCGCGATACGCCGGCGGCGCTCAAGGAAAAAATCTCTCAGGGCTTGAACGCGGACATTCTCGTCTTGTCCGGTGGCGTGTCCATGGGAGATTATGACTTTACAAAAACGGTGTTTTCTGAACTCGGCGCCGAGATGAACTTTTGGAAGCTTGCGATCAAGCCTGGTCAGCCATTGGCCTTCGGAAAAATTCAGGGCAAGCTCGCTTTCGGTCTTCCGGGCAATCCGGTGTCCTCGATGGTGACCTTCGAGCAGCTGGTTCGGCCTGCCCTGCTGAAGATGAGCGGATGTCGGGGATACGGCCGTCCGGTGGTGCAGGCAGTTTTTCAGGAGACATTCTCCAAGCGCGGTGATCGCCGTCACTTTTTACGCGGAATCCTCACCAGAGAAGAAGGACTCTTCAAAGTCCGCACGACCGGAGATCAAGGATCAGGTATTCTCACGTCGATGGTGAAAGCCAACTGCCTCATCGATGTGCCCGTAGATGTCGAGCGATTGAATCCAGGTGATGAGGTAACGGTTCAGTTGTTAAGCGGTGACGCATGGCCCAGCACGACCTCGCATGTGCATGTCGGCGCCCACCGCGTCTCTTGCTGTTAG
- a CDS encoding caspase family protein: MASPRTAPAVRLLSCGVSSTVAGGRNAIITIGQAVIPEKQLNHTGFVAGAWLGCTLLFLGACAGHLEFPSMGDPLPSSAKLETSPSLKELTLRYSDSCGQLQELSLGDRLQEALQEGIRRTFKTVMSDGGDGTTTPDHVIQVDLVDSSFNLNKEALYDRAPASLQLNAVARIYDRKGTLLRQTDIKIARQERLRLEQLAKNCNYMIEPFIHDAVIDFAVRVVLNARSAVGGQEITLDSAEPNPSTVPPSSASASSLAEQPRSPALPPSALRFKAMLLDENSNLILEGGEHVRVRLDVINTGIHPIEDASASLTGTPAVIEQFPTTRLKIPPLSPGQTKSLEFVATLPLLTQPLRAEIHVRVAESDGSAAPSQTLLFTVAPTKPRSDDIDELPAQASTLQQRHIYLVSIGLSSYLDRRILSRKYASRDAETVARYFQTFGGVPSSNIHLLVDWKAFHSHMEKAFSGWLRSQPTSGAVVIVYFSGHAMVSQAGEVMLIPYDGASTATTLYPLKAIESVLAKLNAKQAILIFDGNVSQLQGGSEMNVTPRWDLTGGNTIRLIAGEGLSHRLDDDSHQHGLFTYYLLRGLRGEADSNRNGEVTLGEITDYVRQKVTWASKSQFESVQRPQVIPALKAGATAASLVLTALPSLTASETP; the protein is encoded by the coding sequence ATGGCTTCGCCCCGTACTGCGCCGGCTGTCCGGTTGCTTTCGTGTGGTGTTTCCAGTACGGTGGCGGGCGGCCGGAACGCGATCATCACCATAGGCCAGGCAGTGATCCCCGAAAAACAGCTCAATCATACAGGCTTTGTGGCTGGCGCATGGCTGGGTTGCACGCTGCTGTTTCTGGGCGCCTGTGCCGGTCACCTGGAGTTTCCCTCAATGGGAGACCCTCTTCCCTCCAGCGCCAAACTGGAAACCTCTCCATCGCTCAAGGAACTGACGCTTCGCTACAGTGATTCCTGCGGTCAGCTCCAGGAACTTTCGCTAGGGGATCGGCTTCAGGAAGCATTACAGGAAGGGATTCGCAGAACGTTCAAAACCGTCATGTCCGACGGCGGTGACGGCACCACTACGCCTGACCATGTCATCCAAGTCGATCTTGTCGATTCGTCGTTCAACCTCAATAAAGAAGCATTGTACGACCGGGCTCCTGCGAGCTTACAACTCAATGCCGTCGCACGCATCTACGACCGCAAGGGAACCTTGCTTCGGCAAACGGACATCAAGATCGCCCGGCAGGAACGGTTACGGCTCGAGCAACTCGCGAAGAATTGCAACTATATGATCGAGCCCTTCATCCACGACGCCGTCATCGATTTTGCAGTACGGGTCGTCCTGAACGCCAGATCCGCGGTTGGCGGCCAAGAAATCACCCTTGATTCAGCCGAACCAAATCCGTCAACCGTGCCTCCGTCCTCAGCCTCAGCCTCGTCTCTCGCAGAACAACCTCGTTCTCCGGCCTTGCCACCGTCGGCACTTCGATTCAAGGCGATGCTCCTCGACGAAAACAGCAATCTGATTCTTGAAGGTGGCGAGCATGTGCGGGTGCGTCTGGATGTCATCAATACCGGAATACATCCGATTGAAGACGCTTCCGCCTCGCTGACGGGCACTCCGGCGGTCATCGAACAGTTTCCTACCACCCGCTTGAAGATTCCACCTCTGTCACCCGGCCAAACGAAATCTCTGGAATTTGTCGCGACCTTGCCCCTTCTGACACAGCCACTGCGTGCCGAGATTCACGTCCGCGTGGCGGAGAGCGATGGATCGGCAGCTCCTTCGCAGACGCTCTTGTTTACGGTCGCGCCGACAAAACCAAGATCCGACGATATCGATGAGCTCCCGGCACAAGCCTCAACCCTTCAGCAACGGCACATCTATCTCGTTTCCATCGGACTCAGCTCCTATCTCGACCGTCGCATACTATCTCGCAAGTATGCGTCACGAGATGCAGAAACGGTCGCCAGGTATTTTCAGACTTTCGGTGGGGTCCCATCGTCAAACATCCACCTCCTCGTTGATTGGAAGGCGTTTCATTCGCATATGGAGAAGGCGTTCTCCGGCTGGCTCCGATCGCAACCCACGAGCGGTGCCGTCGTGATTGTCTATTTCTCCGGACACGCCATGGTCTCCCAGGCCGGAGAAGTTATGCTGATCCCATACGACGGAGCCTCAACAGCCACAACACTCTACCCGCTCAAGGCGATCGAGTCAGTCCTCGCTAAGCTGAATGCCAAGCAGGCCATTCTCATTTTCGACGGGAACGTGTCTCAACTTCAGGGCGGTTCCGAGATGAACGTCACCCCTCGATGGGACTTGACCGGCGGCAATACGATTCGGTTGATCGCTGGCGAGGGACTGAGTCATAGGCTCGACGACGACAGCCATCAGCATGGACTCTTCACCTATTACCTGTTACGAGGACTTCGTGGAGAGGCGGACTCGAACCGAAATGGAGAGGTGACACTCGGAGAGATCACCGACTACGTACGACAAAAAGTTACTTGGGCGTCCAAATCGCAGTTTGAGTCGGTACAGCGTCCACAGGTCATTCCCGCGCTGAAGGCAGGCGCTACAGCCGCCTCGCTCGTGCTGACCGCACTTCCTTCCCTCACGGCTTCAGAAACACCCTAA
- a CDS encoding c-type cytochrome: MGYLSKFLGITAAVVFLSVSVVGAEEKDPLKPRVPPDQAADAKGMKNPVASSPESIAKGKALYEGKGTCFNCHGKAGDGQGEAGKILNPSPRDFTNCKFHKKRKDGELFWVIKNGSPGTGMVSLIPAAITEEEAWTIINYERSFCKGE; this comes from the coding sequence ATGGGGTATTTGTCCAAGTTTTTAGGAATTACCGCAGCAGTTGTATTCCTCTCGGTCTCGGTCGTTGGGGCTGAGGAGAAAGATCCTTTGAAGCCTCGCGTTCCGCCCGATCAAGCGGCAGATGCCAAGGGCATGAAGAATCCGGTCGCTTCCAGCCCAGAGAGCATCGCCAAAGGCAAGGCGTTGTACGAGGGGAAGGGGACCTGCTTCAACTGTCATGGTAAGGCTGGAGATGGTCAGGGCGAAGCCGGCAAGATTTTAAATCCCAGCCCACGGGACTTCACCAACTGCAAGTTCCACAAGAAACGGAAAGATGGCGAGCTCTTCTGGGTGATCAAGAACGGCAGCCCCGGAACAGGAATGGTTTCTTTGATCCCGGCTGCAATCACCGAGGAAGAAGCCTGGACGATCATCAATTATGAGCGGAGCTTCTGCAAGGGCGAATAA
- the tatC gene encoding twin-arginine translocase subunit TatC, with protein sequence MPVMEHLVEFQVRLTRAVIAMAVIFMGTFLYADALVKWLRVPLQNMFVPSKLTWEPTDLPTVPFVFLAPAEALWQNVKVAGLCAVVIAMPYLLFEIWRFVVPGLHAQERRFVGPFVCVSTLAFYAGAGFSFFFVLPFALNFLISYGVNAGFVPQISIAQYVGFALWFLMVFGLIFEVPLAITLMAKLGWVDAPFLIQYWKWALLGSFVIAAILTPTPDPFNQTLMAGPMFLLYWVGIFGAKVFGKKAPAEGSQSGVPTVAMAVAGAGGAASGMPMPKSSGDDYVNVPGGRHH encoded by the coding sequence ATGCCGGTCATGGAGCACCTCGTGGAGTTCCAGGTCCGGCTCACCCGTGCGGTGATCGCCATGGCGGTCATCTTCATGGGAACATTCCTGTATGCCGATGCGTTGGTCAAATGGTTGCGCGTTCCGCTCCAGAACATGTTCGTGCCGAGCAAGTTGACCTGGGAACCCACTGATTTGCCGACCGTGCCTTTTGTCTTTCTCGCGCCGGCGGAGGCCCTCTGGCAGAACGTCAAGGTGGCCGGATTGTGTGCCGTCGTAATCGCCATGCCGTATCTCTTGTTTGAGATTTGGCGATTCGTGGTTCCAGGACTTCACGCTCAGGAGCGTCGATTCGTCGGTCCGTTTGTGTGTGTCAGCACGCTGGCGTTCTACGCCGGGGCAGGATTTTCATTTTTCTTCGTGCTTCCATTTGCCTTGAATTTCTTAATTTCGTACGGCGTCAATGCGGGATTTGTGCCTCAGATCTCGATCGCGCAATACGTCGGATTTGCCCTCTGGTTCTTGATGGTTTTTGGACTCATCTTTGAGGTGCCCTTGGCGATCACTCTTATGGCCAAGCTGGGCTGGGTCGATGCGCCATTCCTAATCCAATACTGGAAGTGGGCCTTGTTAGGATCGTTCGTCATCGCGGCCATCCTCACTCCCACGCCAGACCCGTTCAATCAAACTCTTATGGCCGGTCCCATGTTCCTGCTGTACTGGGTCGGCATCTTCGGCGCTAAGGTGTTTGGCAAGAAAGCACCAGCCGAAGGGAGTCAGTCCGGTGTTCCAACGGTCGCGATGGCCGTTGCCGGGGCCGGGGGAGCCGCCTCCGGCATGCCGATGCCGAAATCCTCGGGTGATGACTATGTGAACGTTCCTGGAGGTCGTCACCACTAG
- a CDS encoding ABC transporter permease, translating into MKLHRVTALMIRHLYLYRRSLPRIMEVFYWPFLDLVIWGFITLYLSRYQSQVPGFVTFFLGALILWDMLFRAQQGITITFLEELWARNLMNLFASPLKPSEFLAATMAMSVLKVTVVSIVMGVCAVAFYSYNVLMIGVWLVPFVLNLVVTGWIIGVFTTSLIMRFGQEAEVLAWSMVFLFQPISCVFYPMEVLPTWLKGIAWANPAAHIFEGMRAVLSTGSAPFSNLVWAVGLNGVLLVGVIAWFYRTIAYCKDQGLLVRVGE; encoded by the coding sequence ATGAAGCTGCATCGCGTCACGGCATTGATGATCAGGCATTTGTATCTTTACCGGCGCAGTTTGCCGCGGATTATGGAAGTCTTTTACTGGCCGTTCTTGGATCTCGTCATCTGGGGATTCATCACGCTCTATCTCAGTCGATACCAAAGCCAGGTTCCTGGATTCGTCACGTTTTTCCTGGGAGCCCTGATTCTTTGGGACATGCTGTTCCGCGCTCAGCAGGGGATCACCATCACCTTCCTCGAGGAACTCTGGGCGCGAAATCTCATGAATTTATTCGCCAGTCCCCTGAAGCCAAGCGAGTTCTTGGCTGCGACGATGGCGATGAGTGTGCTGAAGGTCACGGTCGTTTCGATCGTCATGGGCGTATGTGCGGTCGCCTTCTATTCTTATAACGTCTTGATGATCGGGGTATGGCTTGTTCCATTTGTGCTGAACCTCGTGGTCACCGGGTGGATTATCGGCGTGTTCACGACCTCACTCATCATGAGGTTCGGGCAAGAAGCTGAAGTGCTCGCTTGGAGCATGGTATTTCTGTTTCAGCCGATCTCCTGCGTCTTCTATCCCATGGAAGTGCTTCCGACGTGGCTCAAGGGGATTGCATGGGCGAACCCGGCTGCGCACATCTTTGAGGGCATGCGGGCGGTCTTGAGCACAGGCAGTGCTCCATTTTCAAATCTTGTCTGGGCCGTCGGGCTCAACGGTGTGTTGCTGGTGGGTGTCATCGCCTGGTTTTATCGCACCATTGCGTACTGTAAAGACCAAGGACTTCTGGTCCGAGTTGGGGAGTAA
- a CDS encoding Mrp/NBP35 family ATP-binding protein, whose protein sequence is MARELNVINSGNGDACTYMWACAICDENERCQKDKEGHSRWLVAKRMERIEYKVLIMSNKGGVGKSTCTTNIAVSLALKGWHVGICDMDIHGPNIPKMVGAEGQKLKISTSGGIIPFQAYNLKIASMSFLLQNSDDPIIWRDAYKYEFINQLLGGVDWQDLNFLLIDLPPGTGNESVTTIDLLGNVSGAVIVTTPQEVALLDSRKSVTFCKDSEVPIVGIVENMSGLECPHCHAQIDVFRKGGGEASALDMGVPFLGRIPLDPDVVTQSDAGEPFAMFNSDTPTAEAYHRIANQIEAFCKKGGASPKPGRSGMGLLKGVTQ, encoded by the coding sequence ATGGCACGTGAACTCAATGTGATCAACAGTGGAAATGGGGATGCCTGCACGTATATGTGGGCCTGCGCTATCTGCGACGAAAACGAGAGGTGCCAAAAGGATAAAGAGGGACATAGTCGCTGGCTGGTCGCCAAGCGGATGGAGCGTATCGAATACAAAGTACTGATCATGAGCAATAAGGGCGGCGTAGGGAAGAGCACCTGTACCACGAACATCGCCGTCAGTCTTGCGCTCAAAGGATGGCATGTCGGTATCTGCGACATGGATATTCATGGCCCCAACATTCCCAAAATGGTCGGGGCTGAAGGTCAGAAGCTCAAGATCAGCACTTCCGGTGGAATTATTCCCTTCCAAGCCTACAATTTGAAGATTGCCTCGATGTCGTTTTTGCTGCAGAACTCGGATGATCCCATCATCTGGCGCGATGCCTACAAGTACGAATTCATCAATCAACTGCTGGGTGGGGTAGACTGGCAAGACCTGAACTTTCTCTTGATCGATCTGCCGCCGGGAACCGGGAACGAATCAGTCACGACGATCGATCTGCTCGGCAATGTCAGCGGGGCTGTCATCGTCACGACTCCGCAAGAGGTGGCACTGCTTGATTCACGGAAGTCCGTGACCTTCTGTAAAGACAGCGAAGTGCCGATCGTCGGCATTGTGGAAAACATGAGTGGATTGGAGTGTCCCCACTGCCACGCTCAGATCGATGTGTTCCGCAAGGGTGGAGGGGAGGCCTCGGCACTGGACATGGGGGTCCCGTTCTTGGGGCGAATCCCGCTCGATCCGGATGTGGTGACGCAGTCGGACGCGGGCGAGCCCTTTGCCATGTTCAACTCCGACACACCGACGGCAGAGGCATACCACCGAATCGCCAATCAGATTGAAGCGTTCTGTAAGAAAGGCGGGGCGTCGCCTAAACCGGGACGATCCGGTATGGGATTGTTGAAGGGAGTCACCCAGTGA
- the mobB gene encoding molybdopterin-guanine dinucleotide biosynthesis protein B → MSIPIVSFIGRSNSGKTTLIERVIPELVKAGYRVATVKHAGHGFDLDTEGKDSWRHKRAGAGSVVVVSKGSLALFADVSEQMKVEEIRDRFLDSSYDLIIAEGWKSEGYPKVMIVRDQLGEIAYSADGLLAVVTDKPMDLPVPVLHLDDVAGVAALLIEQFPLRRREHELEV, encoded by the coding sequence ATGTCTATCCCCATCGTTTCGTTTATCGGCCGTTCGAACAGCGGCAAAACCACCTTGATCGAACGAGTCATCCCCGAGTTGGTGAAGGCTGGGTACCGTGTCGCGACGGTCAAACACGCGGGTCATGGGTTTGATCTCGATACGGAGGGGAAAGATAGCTGGCGCCATAAACGTGCCGGCGCCGGCAGTGTGGTGGTCGTGTCGAAAGGGAGTCTTGCCCTGTTTGCCGACGTCTCTGAGCAGATGAAGGTGGAGGAAATCCGAGACCGGTTCTTGGATAGCTCGTACGATTTGATCATCGCGGAAGGGTGGAAGAGCGAGGGCTACCCGAAAGTCATGATTGTCCGTGATCAACTCGGTGAGATCGCCTATTCTGCGGACGGCCTGCTGGCAGTGGTCACCGATAAACCAATGGATCTGCCGGTGCCGGTGCTGCATCTCGACGATGTGGCCGGTGTCGCCGCCCTCTTGATCGAGCAATTCCCCCTTAGACGCCGGGAGCATGAACTGGAAGTCTAA
- a CDS encoding Do family serine endopeptidase: protein MTNWRQQATKVLIGSGLIVCGFVGSGNVSPTSAAGVPPAWAQGFSEIVKKTTPAVVNIAVTGGGEGSRRRGGTPPPSPFGAPPPGDEPGGGELPTPPPSPHGPPAPHGRPDQSAGSGVILDSNGFIVTNNHVVEGATQITVTLSDRREFAAKVVGTDPKTDLAVVKIEAKDLPSLKWAEYEKLQVGDLVLAVGSPFGLSSTVTLGIISALGRGNVGIADYEDFIQTDAAINPGNSGGALVNMNGDLIGINTAIFSRTGGSEGIGFAIPSSIALDIVDSLQRTGKVVRGWMGVAIQEITPALAKSFKLPEQRKGVLISDVNENGPSHAAGIRRGDVVVAFNGKEVQSVSQLRNLVARTVVGKDAQVKVVREGKEQLIAVKVAERPSDEMLAKKEPGPPKESGELIKPPDNVLASLRVQTLDNALMSQLNISAKTVGVVITSVEPGGQAEAAGLQRGDVIQEVNHETVKTISDYQKAAEKIKKDELAVLLVNRQGNSLFVAVNPK from the coding sequence ATGACCAATTGGCGTCAACAAGCGACGAAAGTGCTCATCGGTAGCGGACTGATTGTGTGCGGTTTTGTCGGCAGCGGAAACGTGTCACCGACTTCAGCCGCCGGGGTACCTCCGGCCTGGGCCCAAGGTTTTTCGGAGATTGTGAAAAAGACGACTCCAGCCGTTGTGAATATCGCAGTGACCGGCGGTGGAGAAGGCAGCCGGCGCCGTGGCGGAACTCCGCCACCCAGTCCTTTCGGGGCGCCTCCTCCAGGGGATGAGCCGGGCGGAGGAGAATTACCGACACCTCCCCCGAGCCCTCACGGTCCGCCAGCACCACATGGTCGCCCAGATCAGAGCGCAGGGTCCGGGGTCATCTTGGATTCAAACGGGTTCATCGTGACCAATAATCACGTCGTTGAAGGAGCCACGCAGATTACCGTGACGCTGAGCGACCGGCGCGAGTTTGCCGCGAAGGTGGTCGGCACCGATCCAAAAACGGATTTAGCGGTGGTCAAGATTGAAGCCAAGGATTTGCCGTCACTCAAGTGGGCGGAATACGAAAAGTTGCAGGTCGGTGACCTTGTGTTGGCCGTTGGAAGCCCATTCGGCCTGAGCTCAACTGTCACGCTTGGAATCATCAGTGCGCTGGGGCGTGGCAATGTTGGAATCGCCGACTATGAAGATTTCATCCAGACCGACGCGGCGATCAATCCTGGAAATTCGGGCGGAGCGCTCGTCAACATGAACGGGGATCTGATCGGCATCAACACGGCGATCTTTTCTCGAACCGGCGGATCGGAAGGAATCGGATTCGCCATTCCCAGCAGCATTGCGCTTGATATCGTGGACAGTCTCCAGCGGACGGGCAAGGTCGTACGCGGATGGATGGGCGTCGCGATTCAGGAGATTACACCGGCGCTGGCCAAGTCGTTCAAACTTCCGGAGCAGCGGAAGGGTGTGTTGATCAGCGATGTCAATGAAAACGGCCCTTCCCATGCCGCTGGAATCAGGCGGGGCGATGTGGTGGTGGCGTTCAACGGCAAAGAGGTGCAGAGCGTCAGTCAACTGCGTAACCTGGTGGCGAGAACGGTGGTCGGAAAGGATGCGCAGGTCAAGGTTGTACGAGAAGGCAAGGAACAGCTGATCGCGGTGAAGGTCGCCGAACGGCCATCGGACGAAATGCTGGCCAAGAAGGAGCCGGGGCCGCCCAAGGAGTCGGGAGAACTGATCAAGCCCCCGGATAATGTGCTGGCGTCACTTCGTGTGCAAACGTTAGACAATGCGCTGATGAGCCAACTGAACATTTCCGCGAAAACCGTCGGAGTGGTTATCACATCGGTTGAACCGGGTGGACAGGCAGAGGCGGCCGGGCTGCAGCGCGGTGACGTCATTCAAGAGGTCAATCACGAGACAGTCAAGACGATCAGCGATTATCAAAAGGCCGCGGAGAAAATCAAGAAAGACGAGCTCGCGGTGTTGCTGGTCAATCGACAAGGGAACAGCCTGTTCGTGGCCGTTAATCCTAAGTAG
- a CDS encoding ABC transporter ATP-binding protein — protein MTTPVLKVSQLTKRFGDFTAVDGVSFEIGPGEILGLLGPNGAGKTTTIQMLLGLVTPTAGVIEAFGLDLSVHREAVLQQVNFSSTYIAMPQSLTVEENLYVVARLYGLSDIVRRVDHIVKKLEMGEFRHKVTRKLSSGQMTRLTLAKAFLTEPRILFLDEPTASLDPDIAYKIRSLIKEERRSSGLSILYTSHNMREMEEMSDRIIFLQRGRLVAEGTAQAIVSRFGKADLEEVFLKLARESNSLLPS, from the coding sequence ATGACGACTCCCGTGCTGAAAGTGTCCCAACTGACGAAGCGATTTGGGGATTTCACGGCGGTAGACGGAGTCTCCTTTGAGATCGGACCTGGCGAAATTCTCGGATTATTGGGGCCGAACGGTGCCGGCAAGACCACCACGATTCAGATGCTATTGGGGTTGGTCACACCTACGGCGGGAGTGATCGAAGCGTTCGGCTTGGATCTTTCGGTCCATCGGGAGGCGGTTTTGCAGCAGGTCAACTTCTCCTCCACGTATATTGCGATGCCTCAATCACTGACCGTCGAGGAAAATCTGTATGTGGTGGCGCGGCTCTATGGATTGTCCGATATCGTTCGTCGGGTGGACCATATCGTCAAAAAACTAGAGATGGGTGAATTTCGGCACAAAGTGACCCGCAAGTTGTCGTCCGGCCAGATGACGAGACTGACGTTGGCCAAGGCTTTTCTCACGGAGCCTCGCATTCTTTTTCTCGATGAACCGACTGCCAGTTTGGATCCAGACATCGCCTACAAAATCAGGTCCTTGATAAAAGAAGAGCGGCGTTCATCCGGCTTGAGCATCCTCTATACATCGCACAATATGCGGGAGATGGAGGAAATGTCGGATCGCATTATTTTTCTTCAACGCGGACGGCTTGTGGCTGAAGGGACGGCACAGGCCATCGTTTCACGGTTCGGCAAAGCCGACTTGGAGGAGGTCTTTTTGAAGCTTGCACGGGAATCGAACAGCCTGTTGCCATCATGA
- a CDS encoding NapC/NirT family cytochrome c: MNWKSKATLVMSLVAGAAALVGIATPYTDQPKFCAGCHTIAPSYESWAKSSHKSVSCVACHVRPGLDGWLHDKVWAGAKDAAIYFFGTPTDAHNLQAKVDSGVCLSCHRHILRVSEMAPRDLPQPVKEVGLVMGHRQHMEAFQARGQEEGCTTCHAGVVHDEPIKGYPIVIPRGHVSSDSKPWYPAHPEGTHLRARGLSDCFRCHDGKAEYRGKVLDRKCETCHIPDRIRGTLLFN, translated from the coding sequence ATGAACTGGAAGTCTAAGGCCACGCTGGTCATGAGCCTCGTTGCCGGAGCTGCGGCTCTGGTTGGAATTGCGACGCCGTATACGGATCAGCCGAAGTTCTGCGCCGGATGTCACACCATCGCGCCTTCCTATGAGAGCTGGGCCAAATCCTCCCATAAAAGCGTGAGCTGTGTTGCGTGCCATGTGAGGCCCGGTCTCGATGGATGGTTGCACGATAAGGTCTGGGCAGGCGCCAAAGACGCGGCCATTTATTTCTTCGGGACGCCGACCGATGCACATAATCTTCAGGCAAAAGTGGACTCTGGAGTCTGTCTCAGCTGCCATCGCCATATCCTTCGCGTGTCCGAGATGGCGCCGCGCGATCTTCCCCAGCCGGTGAAAGAGGTGGGGTTGGTTATGGGCCACCGCCAACACATGGAAGCGTTCCAGGCTCGTGGACAGGAGGAAGGGTGTACGACCTGCCATGCCGGTGTGGTGCATGATGAACCGATCAAAGGCTATCCCATCGTGATTCCTCGAGGCCATGTGTCCAGTGACAGCAAACCTTGGTATCCGGCCCATCCGGAGGGAACTCACCTTCGTGCGAGGGGCCTCAGTGATTGTTTCCGCTGTCACGATGGGAAAGCGGAGTATCGCGGTAAGGTGCTGGACCGAAAGTGTGAGACCTGCCACATCCCGGATCGGATCCGTGGCACCTTGTTGTTCAATTAA